In Antechinus flavipes isolate AdamAnt ecotype Samford, QLD, Australia chromosome 3, AdamAnt_v2, whole genome shotgun sequence, a genomic segment contains:
- the THRSP gene encoding thyroid hormone-inducible hepatic protein — protein sequence MQVLNRPYPQNCLLTVMDRYSATVRNMEQVIMIPSLLRDVTLEDPGHETPAGEAGIHDLYSYYTMLKSIRVDVDNGLLPRDKWNAKLASSDEEEDEEEDAEEGKRGEKLDLEAQFHLHFSSLHHILTHLTLKANEVIKKYQEITGLTI from the coding sequence ATGCAGGTCCTAAACAGACCCTACCCCCAAAACTGCCTGCTCACCGTTATGGACAGGTATTCAGCTACTGTGAGGAACATGGAGCAGGTGATCATGATCCCCAGCCTCCTGAGGGATGTGACCCTGGAAGACCCGGGCCATGAGACCCCCGCAGGTGAGGCAGGTATCCATGACCTCTACAGCTACTACACTATGCTCAAATCCATCCGAGTAGATGTGGACAACGGGCTGCTACCCAGGGACAAGTGGAACGCCAAGCTCGCCAGCTCAGatgaggaggaggacgaggaggaggatgcagaagaagggaagagaggggagaagcTGGATCTCGAGGCTCAGTTTCATCTTCATTTCTCCAGTCTCCATCACATCCTCACCCATTTGACCCTGAAGGCCAATGAAGTGATAAAGAAATACCAAGAAATAACTGGGCTGACAATATAG